Proteins co-encoded in one Brassica oleracea var. oleracea cultivar TO1000 chromosome C4, BOL, whole genome shotgun sequence genomic window:
- the LOC106336817 gene encoding vesicle-associated membrane protein 727-like produces the protein MSQQKGLIYSFVAKGTVVLAEHTPYSGNFSTIAVQCLQKLPKNSSKYTYSCDAHTFNFLVENNGFVFLVVADESTGRSVPFVFLERVKEDFKKRYEASIKNDADDDEDDDFFADRFSIAYNLDREFGPFLKEHMQFCMSHPEEMSKLSKLKAQINDVKGIMMDNIEKVLDRGERIELLVDKTENLQFQADSFQRQGRQLRRKMWIQSLQMKLMVGGAVLSFILIVWVVACGGFKCSS, from the exons ATGAGTCAGCAGAAGGGTTTGATTTACAGCTTCGTTGCCAAAGGAACCGTCGTTTTAGCGGAGCATACTCCTTACTCCGGAAACTTTAGCACCATTGCTGTTCAGTGTCTGCAAAAGCTCCCCAAAAATAGCAGCAAGTATACTTACTCTTGCGATGCCCACACCTTCAATTTCCTTGTCGAAAACAATGGTTTCG TGTTTCTTGTGGTTGCTGATGAGTCCACTGGAAGAAGTGTTCCTTTTGTTTTCCTTGAGCGGGTTAAGGAAGATTTCAAGAAGCGGTATGAGGCGAGTATAAAGAATGATGCTGATGATGATGAAGACGATGATTTCTTTGCGGATCGGTTTAGCATTGCGTACAATCTTGACAGGGAGTTTGG GCCTTTCCTTAAGGAGCATATGCAGTTTTGTATGAGCCATCCTGAAGAGATGAGCAAACTTTCCAAGTTGAAGGCTCAAATTAATGATGTCAAGGGGATCATGATGGACAACATTGAGAAG GTTCTGGACAGAGGAGAGAGGATTGAACTTCTGGTAGACAAAACCGAGAACCTTCAATTCCAGGCGGATAGCTTCCAGAGACAAGGGAGACAGCTAAGAAGGAAGATGTGGATACAGAGCCTGCAAATGAAGCTGATGGTGGGAGGTGCTGTTTTGTCCTTTATTCTCATCGTTTGGGTTGTTGCTTGTGGTGGTTTTAAATGCTCGTCATGA
- the LOC106339843 gene encoding uncharacterized protein LOC106339843, whose product MGNCLPNSTTKTTAEISPATAKPTSAVTVKLSGPPNSLATSYLRFALLHKKVNLRFVPSEDQKPTIHVGAETVSGSQEVLLRYIEDKFPEPRLMLWKFNLEGFDEATPAIVKAIWLQHRSMLWHIERMVRWSEDLAARGGRRAVDPSVGTPKMEIRKFAKSYAQLQEIMVEHAQMEERILFPVLESVDRGMCKSANEEHGRELPMMNGIKEYIKSIGVMDSGACSEELFTLASRFKSLQMMCKAHFEEEEKDLLPMVEAAEMGREKQNKLMNQSLELMRGTHSNVCDFLLQGLTPQEAMQYLDILMNFADPNFISSFICQQDIVD is encoded by the exons ATGGGAAACTGCCTCCCCAATTCCACTACAAAAACCACGGCTGAGATCTCTCCGGCGACGGCGAAACCTACTTCCGCCGTCACCGTGAAACTATCCGGACCGCCGAACAGTCTCGCAACGTCGTACCTCCGGTTCGCTCTCCTCCACAAGAAAGTAAACCTCCGTTTCGTCCCCTCAGAAGACCAGAAGCCGACAATCCACGTCGGAGCAGAGACGGTATCAGGATCTCAGGAGGTTCTGCTCCGTTACATCGAGGACAAGTTCCCCGAGCCGAGGCTAATGCTCTGGAAGTTCAACCTAGAAGGCTTCGACGAGGCGACGCCGGCGATAGTGAAAGCGATTTGGCTTCAGCACAGGAGCATGCTGTGGCACATCGAGAGGATGGTGAGATGGTCGGAGGATCTGGCGGCACGTGGAGGGAGGAGAGCCGTTGATCCGTCGGTGGGGACGCCGAAGATGGAGATTAGGAAGTTCGCTAAGAGCTATGCGCAGTTGCAGGAGATTATGGTTGAGCATGCTCAGATGGAAGAGAGGATTCTTTTCCCTGTTCTTGAATCTGTTGATCGAG GGATGTGTAAAAGTGCGAACGAAGAACATGGGAGAGAGTTACCGATGATGAATGGGATCAAAGAATATATTAAATCGATTGGGGTGATGGACTCTGGGGCCTGTTCTGAGGAGCTCTTTACTCTTGCTTCTCGTTTCAAATCATTACAG ATGATGTGTAAAGCGCATTTTGAAGAGGAAGAGAAAGATTTGCTACCGATGGTGGAAGCTGCGGAGATGGGGAGAGAGAAGCAGAACAAGTTGATGAATCAAAGCTTGGAGCTTATGAGAGGGACGCACTCTAACGTCTGTGATTTTCTACTCCAAGGTCTCACTCCTCAGGAAGCTATGCAGTATCTCGACATTCTCATGAATTTTGCTGATCCCAACTTTATCTCATCATTTATCTGCCAACAAGACATTGTCGACTGA
- the LOC106340346 gene encoding probable sucrose-phosphatase 3a, producing MDRLDGPPRLILVADLDCTLVDHDDPENTHLLRFNALWEAHYRHDSLLVYSTGRSMLSYLNLGKKKPLLTPDIAITSVGSEIAYCGELVVFDDVWVARLSEMWNRDIVVEETSKFPQLEPQPERSQEQHKVSFYVEREHAVEIMKVLPGILMERGVDVKMVYSNDYAFDVLPGKSGKGGGLTYLLEKLENEGKQSSNILVCGDSGNDAELFNISQAYGVMVSNSHKELLQWHEENAKDNPNIILASERCAAGIIEALQRFNLGPSFSPRDVLDAEHFQEEVLDPAHEVVQFYLFYEKWRSGEVDKSDKYLQNLKSLSSPLGIFVHPSGVEKPIHEWIDDLKTLHGEGKEKQFHIWLDRVLFSHISSDTWIVKFDKHELSEGKVRSCSTRVLLSCQEEKQKLAWMHIHQSWLAGFCSDDQETWIF from the exons ATGGATAGGCTTGATGGACCACCACGTCTCATACTAGTTGCTGATCTCGACTGCACGTTG GTTGATCACGATGATCCTGAAAACACACATCTCCTTAGATTCAACGCGCTATGGGAAGCTCACTATCGCCATGACTCATTGCTTGTTTACTCCACCGGAAGGTCTATGCTTTCTTACTTGAATCTAGGGAAGAAGAAACCGTTGTTGACTCCGGACATCGCCATAACTTCAGTCGGTTCTGAGATAGCATACTGTGGCGAGTTGGTAGTGTTTGATGATGTTTGGGTGGCTCGTTTGAGTGAAATGTGGAACAGAGACATTGTCGTCGAGGAAACTTCTAAGTTCCCTCAACTTGAGCCGCAG CCAGAGAGGAGTCAAGAGCAGCACAAGGTGAGTTTTTATGTGGAAAGAGAACATGCTGTGGAAATAATGAAGGTTCTCCCAGGAATATTAATGGAGCGTGGG GTTGATGTGAAGATGGTTTATAGCAACGACTACGCTTTCGATGTTTTACCAGGAAAATCTGGCAAAGGAGGGGGTCTGACTTATCTACTTGAAAAGTTGGAGAATGAAGGGAAGCAGTCTTCTAACATACTTGTTTGTGGGGACTCTGGAAACGATGCTGAGCTTTTCAATATTTCTCAAGCATATGGTGTAATG GTTAGTAACTCGCACAAAGAACTATTGCAATGGCATGAAGAAAATGCAAAGGACAACCCAAATATAATCCTTGCGTCCGAGAGATGTGCAGCTGGAATCATAGAAGCCTTACAAAGGTTTAATTTGGGACCAAGCTTCTCTCCAAGAGATGTTTTGGATGCTGAACATTTCCAAGAGGAAGTTTTGGATCCTGCTCATGAGGTGGTTCAGTTTTATTTATTTTACGAGAAATGGCGTTCTGGAGAGGTGGACAAGTCTGACAAGTATTTGCAGAACTTAAAATCACTCTCT AGTCCACTTGGTATATTTGTACATCCATCTGGAGTGGAGAAACCGATACATGAATGGATAGATGATTTAAAAACTTTACATGGGGAAGGGAAGGAGAAGCAGTTTCACATTTGGTTGGATAGAGTTTTGTTTTCTCATATCAGCTCAGACACATGGATTGTAAAATTTGACAAGCATGAGTTATCTG AGGGAAAAGTCCGGTCTTGTTCTACAAGAGTGTTATTGAGTTGTCAG GAGGAAAAGCAAAAGCTGGCGTGGATGCACATCCACCAATCATGGTTAGCTGGTTTCTGTTCAGATGATCAAGAAACATGGATTTTCTGA
- the LOC106339401 gene encoding protein trichome birefringence-like 36: MATLNTLVFFFFSLCLILSKKASSQLDELWLVGDDDDDPLRALQTRHERREEKCDYSVGKWSYDETYPLYDSNCPYLSSALSCQKNGRPDSYYQKWRWVPKSCSLSRFDALKFLGEMRQKRIMLVGDSIMRNQWESLVCLVQSVLPTHRKKLTYNGPTMSFHSLDFETSIEFCWAPLLVELKKGNDRERVLHLDSIEDNARYWRGVDVLVFDSAHWWTHSQKQNSWDYYKDGNKLYKAMNPMVAYERGLTTWAEWVEINLDPSKTKVIFRTSSPRESGQKCYNQRHPLPSSSEPHVPQQSRVLKKVLMKMKYRVYLHDITTMSAYRRDGHPSVFKRAMGEEEKHHRFAGPLPDCSHWCLPGVPDIWNEMLSSIILTKAA; the protein is encoded by the exons ATGGCTACCTTAAACACTCTCGTCTTCTTCTTCTTTTCTCTCTGTCTCATCCTTAGCAAGAAAGCATCGTCGCAGCTTGATGAGCTATGGCTGGTCGGGGACGACGATGACGATCCACTCAGGGCGTTGCAGACAAGGCATGAAAGGAGAGAGGAGAAATGCGATTACTCAGTGGGGAAATGGAGCTACGACGAAACGTACCCGCTCTATGACTCAAACTGTCCGTACCTGAGCTCTGCGCTAAGTTGCCAGAAAAATGGAAGGCCTGACTCTTATTACCAGAAATGGAGATGGGTCCCTAAGTCTTGCTCACTTTCAAG GTTTGACGCATTGAAATTTCTGGGGGAAATGAGGCAAAAAAGAATAATGCTGGTAGGAGATTCAATAATGAGGAACCAGTGGGAATCTCTTGTATGTTTAGTACAGTCTGTGCTTCCCACTCATCGTAAGAAGCTCACTTACAATGGTCCTACAATGTCTTTCCATTCTCTG GACTTTGAGACATCAATTGAGTTCTGTTGGGCTCCTCTGCTTGTGGAACTCAAGAAAGGAAATGACCGTGAAAGAGTGTTACATTTGGACTCAATTGAAGACAATGCTAGATACTGGCGAGGTGTTGATGTTCTTGTGTTCGATTCTGCTCACTGGTGGACACACTCTCAGAAACAGAATTC GTGGGACTATTATAAAGATGGGAACAAGCTTTACAAAGCTATGAACCCAATGGTTGCTTATGAGAGAGGACTAACCACATGGGCTGAATGGGTTGAGATTAATCTTGATCCATCCAAAACCAAAGTCATTTTCCGCACAAGCTCACCAAG AGAGAGTGGTCAAAAGTGCTATAACCAGAGACATCCATTGCCTTCTTCTAGCGAACCACACGTTCCTCAACAATCAAGAGTGTTGAAAAAGGTTCTTATGAAAATGAAATACAGAGTGTATTTGCATGACATCACAACAATGTCGGCGTACAGGAGAGACGGGCATCCATCGGTGTTTAAGAGAGCAATGGGCGAGGAGGAGAAGCATCATCGTTTCGCTGGACCTTTGCCAGATTGTAGTCACTGGTGCTTGCCTGGTGTCCCAGATATTTGGAATGAGATGCTTTCTTCAATTATCTTAACCAAAGCTGCATGA
- the LOC106343072 gene encoding diphosphomevalonate decarboxylase-like, whose product MAAEKWVYMVTAQTPTNIAVIKYWGKRDEVRILPVNDSISVTLDPDHLCTVTTVAVSPSFDRDRMWLNGKEISLSGSRYQNCLREIRGRAGDVEDKEKGVKIEKKDWEKLHLHIASHNNFPTAAGLASSAAGFACLVFSLAKLMNVDEDASHLSAIARQGSGSACRSLFGGFVKWEMGSKEDGSDSVAVQLADEKHWNDLVIIIAVVSSRQKETSSTSGMRESVETSLLLQHRAKEVVPKRTLQMEEAIKNRDFASFTQLSCADSNQFHAVCLDTSPPIFYMNDTSHRIISLVEKWNRSEGTPQVAYTFDAGPNAVLIARNRKVAVQLLQGLLYYFPPKSETDMKSYVVGDNSILKEAGLDGANSVENLQPPPEIKDNIGSQDQKGEVSYFICTKPGRGPVVLPDQTQALLDPETGLPK is encoded by the exons ATGGCGGCGGAGAAATGGGTGTACATGGTGACGGCGCAGACCCCGACGAACATCGCGGTGATTAAGTATTGGGGAAAGAGAGATGAGGTCCGTATTCTACCCGTCAACGACAGCATCAGCGTTACTCTCGATCCCGATCATCTCTGCACCGTCACCACTGTCGCTGTTAGTCCTTCTTTCGATCGTGATCGAATGTGGCTCAATGGCAAG GAGATCTCTCTTTCTGGGAGTAGGTACCAAAACTGTTTGAGGGAGATTCGAGGTCGTGCTGGTGATGTTGAAGACAAGGAGAAGGGTGTCAAGATAGAGAAGAAAGACTGGGAGAAGCTGCATCTACATATTGCTTCCCATAACAACTTCCCTACTGCTGCTGGCTTAGCATCTTCTGCTGCTGGATTTGCTTGTCTTG TTTTTTCTCTTGCTAAGTTGATGAATGTAGATGAAGATGCAAGCCATCTTTCTGCGATAGCCAG GCAAGGTTCAGGAAGTGCTTGCCGGAGTTTGTTTGGTGGATTTGTTAAGTGGGAAATGGGAAGCAAAGAAGATGGAAGTGACAGCGTTGCAGTTCAACTAGCAGATGAGAAGCATTGGAATGATCTTGTTATCATCATTGCTGTG GTGAGTTCACGGCAGAAGGAAACGAGCAGCACCTCTGGAATGCGTGAAAGTGTTGAGACGAGTTTGCTTCTACAGCATAGAGCAAAG GAAGTTGTTCCTAAACGAACCCTGCAAATGGAGGAAGCTATTAAAAACAGAGATTTTGCATCCTTTACTCAATTAAGCTGCGCAGACAGTAATCAGTTTCATGCTGTTTGTCTGGATACATCTCCTCCCATATTTTATATGAATGACACCTCCCACAG GATAATTAGCTTGGTTGAAAAGTGGAATCGTTCTGAAGGGACACCACAG GTTGCTTACACATTTGATGCTGGCCCAAATGCTGTACTGATTGCACGCAACAGAAAGGTAGCAGTTCAATTGCTCCAGGGGCTTCTCTACTATTTCCCCCCTAAGTCTGAAACTGATATGAAGAG TTACGTAGTGGGAGATAATTCGATTCTAAAGGAGGCAGGATTAGATGGAGCAAACAGTGTAGAGAATCTGCAACCTCCACCTGAAATAAAAGACAACATTGGATCTCAGGATCAAAAAGGAGAAGTCAGTTATTTTATCTGCACTAAACCTGGAAGAGGTCCTGTCGTGCTTCCCGACCAAACTCAGGCTCTTCTCGATCCGGAAACCGGCCTTCCCAAGTGA
- the LOC106343073 gene encoding uncharacterized protein LOC106343073 yields MKKCLVGGAFIIVLIALGVWAIISCIPPPSKRCGTPGGPPITAPRIRLSDGRYLAYEEHGVSRQNATFKIIFIHAFATFRRDAVIANRVRPGFLEKNGIYVVSYDRPGYGESDPHSRRSEKTLAHDVEQLADQLQLGSKFYVVGYSMGGQAVWGVLKYIPHRLAGATLLCPVTNSWWPSFPDSLTWELWNKQTKTERFAMLITHHTPWLLYWWNHQKLFQTSAVMQSSPTIFSPQDMALLPKLAVRVSYKNQTTQQGVHESLERDLIVGFGKWGFDPMKIENPFPKGEGSVHLWQGDDDRLVPIQLQRIIAQKLSWIKYHEIPGAGHLFPNADGVAETILKELLPIPQAS; encoded by the exons ATGAAGAAAT GCTTAGTAGGAGGAGCCTTTATAATAGTGTTGATTGCATTAGGGGTATGGGCTATTATTTCCTGTATACCTCCACCTTCTAAGAGATGCGGTACGCCCGGTGGACCGCCTATTACCGCCCCTAGGATACGGCTAAGTGATGGACGCTATCTAGCCTACGAAGAACATGGTGTTAGTAGACAAAATGCCACTTTCAAGATCATCTTTATCCATGCTTTCGCCACCTTCAGACGTGATGCTGTTATCGCCAACCGTGTTCGTCCT GGGTTTCTTGAGAAGAACGGCATCTACGTGGTATCATATGATCGACCAGGTTATGGAGAGAGCGATCCTCATTCCCGTCGCAGTGAAAAGACATTAGCTCATGACGTTGAACAACTCGCTGACCAACTACAACTTGGTTCCAAGTTTTATGTGGTTGGATACTCAATGGGAGGCCAAGCCGTTTGGGGTGTTCTCAAGTACATCCCTCACAGGCTCGCTGGAGCCACACTGCTTTGTCCTGTAACCAACTCATGGTGGCCTAGTTTCCCTGATAGTTTAACTTGGGAGCTATGGAACAAGCAAACTAAAACCGAAAGGTTTGCGATGCTCATTACTCATCACACGCCGTGGCTACTCTACTGGTGGAACCATCAAAAGCTGTTTCAAACATCAGCTGTGATGCAATCTAGCCCTACGATATTCTCACCTCAAGATATGGCTTTACTGCCCAAGCTGGCCGTAAGGGTGTCTTATAAGAACCAAACAACGCAGCAAGGGGTACATGAATCATTGGAGAGGGACTTGATTGTGGGATTTGGGAAATGGGGGTTTGATCCTATGAAGATTGAGAATCCGTTTCCGAAAGGTGAAGGGTCAGTGCATTTGTGGCAAGGGGATGATGATAGGCTTGTACCGATACAGCTACAAAGGATCATTGCTCAGAAACTAAGTTGGATAAAGTATCATGAGATTCCAGGAGCTGGTCATTTGTTTCCAAATGCTGATGGGGTGGCTGAAACTATCTTGAAGGAACTATTGCCTATTCCCCAAGCATCTTAA